The stretch of DNA ATTACCTTTGTAGCAGCCAATTGGCAAGAGTGGCCTCGCGAGTTCAGAGTTGTTTTACTGCTGAGCGTGTTCGTGGGAGTCAATGCAGGTGGCTTTTATCTATGGCGAACTCCCCTATCTAATAGCAGACAACAGATGGGATGGCAAAAGCGACTTGGTGAAGGATTATTGCTGTTAGGAGCTTTAAGCTTAGGTGCAAATATGGCACTGATGGCACAAATGTTCCACATTGGCGGCTCTCCTTACGGTCTTTACCTCGTTTGGGGGTTAGGCGTATTGGCAATGGCTTATAGCCTGCGTTTGACTTCCTTGGGAGTTGTAGCCATTCTGTTGATGGGATTGGGTTATTGGCTGGGGGTATTTGATTGGTGGTCGTCAAAAGACGAGTTTTCTTGGCTTGATATATTGGTGCAACATTTTCCTGTAGTAGCCTGTTTAATGTTTGTGCCACTAGCTTACTGGTGTCGTTCCCGTGCGATTTTCACTCTGGCTGCGATCGCCATAGTTTTTTCTCTAGAAGTTTCTATTTCCCAGGAATTGAAAGGAGGTTGGGGTTTCGCGATCGCTTGCGTTTTGCCTCCGGCTCTACTGTGGGGGTACGATGACTTGATTTTGCCGCAAGCACACAGCAGAGTATTTCAACCTATTGCTCGTACTCTCGCACTCCTATTTCTCGCCAGTCTATTTTATCTGACCTCTTTTTATGGGCTGTGGAATAGTTTTTCTACCTCAATAAACGATCGAACTGTAATAGACTGGATTCCTTTGCTAGATGTAGCGCTTCTCGCCGGCTTGACTGTGTTTGAATGGCTGCGTTTGGGTCGTCAAGAGAAAAAAAGTCGCAAACGTCAGGGAGTGGATTTGACAACGAATGCGATCGCTGGATTCCTAGCTGTCACGGCATTAACTCATCTTTGGAATCTGACTTTTACTCCTATTCCCATCCTCGCCACATTTATTTTTAATGTGTTATTATTCCTCTTGGCTGTGGGTCTAATTAGAGAAGGTTTGGCACTAGGAAATAGAGCTACATTTTGGGGCGGGATGGTATTGATAACGCTACAAATTATCAGCCGATTGTTTGAATACAACACTGAATTACTGCTTAAATCTTTTGTGTTCGCTTTGTGCGGAATTGGTGTAATTGCTGCTGGAATTTGGTATGAGAGACACTTTGCCCGACTGAAAAAGCAAGAAGAAATGAGAATGTAATCTTGAAGGGTGAAATTTGCATAACGCCGTCCTCTGGGCGGTAATTGAACTGCCCAGAGGACGGAATTACGAAACATCTATCTTAATCGTTCTAGAGGTTTAGCCTAATACGCTTAACTTGCAAACCATAAACTATTAAAGGTACATTACCATGAAATCACCTAATGAGAAATCTGTGGTAGATTCTGAAAATCAAGAGATTTCAAAGACTAATCCTGAGCTGGCAAACGAGAATTTAGTTGAGCCTTCAGCCTTCAAATTGTCTGCTTCTGAACAGAGATTACCGGCTTGGAGAGTCTGGGTTCCCTTGCTGCTACAAATAGCACTAATTGTCTCAGTCCCAGCTCATGCAGTTTATACTCATATTACAGGAAAGACCGTTATCCTTCAAACAGCACCCGTAGATCCATACGACTTTTTGCGGGGATATTCCCAAACTCTGGGCTATGACATTTCTAATCCTAATAATCTTAATGCTCTCCCTGGCTGGAAAGATTTACCAAATGACTCGCTCACTTGTCAATCTAACAAGACTAATTGCTCAAAATCACCGAAATATTTAAAGCCAGGAACAAGTATTTACGTAATTCTAGAAGCACCTAAAACGGTGACAAATTCTGGTCGTCCTAAGCCTTGGAAGCCAGTGCGGGTTAGCTTCAATAAGTCCACTAACTTGCCCGCAAATCAGGTGGCGATTAAGGGAAAATATAATGGATGGCGCGTTGAATATGGGCTAGAAACTTATTATATGCCGGAAAATCGTCGCGAAGAAGTCAATGCTGATATCACTCAAACTCAATCTAGGCAACCACAGTCTTTTGTAGTCGAAACGAAGATTGATACTGAGGGTAATGCAGTACCGATAAGTCTATGGGTGCGCGATCGCAATTATCGATTTTAAGGCATTCCCCCTTCTTTCTACTTAAACCCGGAGTTGGTATCATTAGGACTTACACTCATGGCTCCAGAAACCGGGTTTTTGAGAGCATCTG from Kamptonema formosum PCC 6407 encodes:
- a CDS encoding DUF2157 domain-containing protein, translating into MISDKFRRQLRSEAKLWQAEGLINAPLYEQLSDRYQFDSLETASRNRFLAILIGLGGILLGLGAITFVAANWQEWPREFRVVLLLSVFVGVNAGGFYLWRTPLSNSRQQMGWQKRLGEGLLLLGALSLGANMALMAQMFHIGGSPYGLYLVWGLGVLAMAYSLRLTSLGVVAILLMGLGYWLGVFDWWSSKDEFSWLDILVQHFPVVACLMFVPLAYWCRSRAIFTLAAIAIVFSLEVSISQELKGGWGFAIACVLPPALLWGYDDLILPQAHSRVFQPIARTLALLFLASLFYLTSFYGLWNSFSTSINDRTVIDWIPLLDVALLAGLTVFEWLRLGRQEKKSRKRQGVDLTTNAIAGFLAVTALTHLWNLTFTPIPILATFIFNVLLFLLAVGLIREGLALGNRATFWGGMVLITLQIISRLFEYNTELLLKSFVFALCGIGVIAAGIWYERHFARLKKQEEMRM
- a CDS encoding GDYXXLXY domain-containing protein, which codes for MKSPNEKSVVDSENQEISKTNPELANENLVEPSAFKLSASEQRLPAWRVWVPLLLQIALIVSVPAHAVYTHITGKTVILQTAPVDPYDFLRGYSQTLGYDISNPNNLNALPGWKDLPNDSLTCQSNKTNCSKSPKYLKPGTSIYVILEAPKTVTNSGRPKPWKPVRVSFNKSTNLPANQVAIKGKYNGWRVEYGLETYYMPENRREEVNADITQTQSRQPQSFVVETKIDTEGNAVPISLWVRDRNYRF